TTGCAGTAAAAGAAGACAAAATGAAGACAGGATTCAAGACAATGTAGACAAGAGTGAAGGACATAGTCACCGAAGTTGGTAGAAATTCATTCAACTTAATATTCAACAATCAACATGAATGCCCCTAGGTTTTTGACTGTACGGTTGATAACTGAATGATGGCATTCAGAGAGTACATGACTTAGATTATCATTGTTATTTGTCCATATTATGACACTATTGGAGCTTCTAGCAACTGAATTTGCAAGCACACAAAAAACAAGTTGTGTAAATCTATCGACAAACTCACCAGGATAAACAGATTGAGAAGGTCCAACAGTTGTAATGTCTTCTGGGAGAATACAATTGCAGTATGATCCTGAAACATCACAATCTCCAAATGAGTTGATGCTACAAATTTTTGGAACCAAAAAAACATTTTCCAAAACATACTAACCCAGTCTGGCAAGTCTATTCACCCATCCAGGGATAGGCTTCCCAGCCAGACGCATACATACTTCATCAGTGAAATGATTGCAGTTTTTGATGATCAAATGATAGGTGTCACCATGATATTTTCCAGCAAGATCTTCAATTAACATGCGGACTTCCGCACGAGACATAGTTGTAGTGCCTAGCCACACAGAACGTCTGAACATAAACCCAGGACAGTTTTTCGGTTCCACCTCAAATACTCCACTAGTTGGATACTCATGTGCTCCAAAACCATACTCCATCCCATGAACTACAAGCAAACACACATTCGGTATCTGTCACAAGGTATAGAAAGGAAAAGCAATCGGAAGAGAGTCTTGATCCAACAAAACACTATATGGAAATATAGGAAACTAAAATTGTAATGTGGATTGCAAATGTTGAACAAAGAAAGCTAAAGCTATCGCCCTCTGattattaatgataaatttaGACATACACAATTATATCTAGTTAAAATACTGGTACGTGGTTCAAACTAGTAGAAACTTTCTCTAGAACACATATATACCTTGCATCATCTAACTTCCTATGAATTTACAACAGAAATCAACTTCTTGTCAACAAAGCATTGTATCATTTGCAGAGGAGTCAGGCAGATTTCGCCAATGGAGGATATTAAATAAGAACTTGACCAGTTTATCCTGACTCAATAAGGTTTATGTTTCACTGTCTTAGGCTTTTCAAATAGCAAACAGCAGTAACTATAGAACACAATTCATCAGTAATctttacttttaaaaaattctcaatAGAAAACTGCTTTTCCATCAATTTTGGTATAAAGTTGCCTGAATTCATCAATCAGCCTCCAACAAAGAGAAATCATATCTATaggagaaaaacaaaacaaaaaccagTGAACGAAGCAAACATGCATCATCCTATCAGAAATTCAAAAGAAGCTAAAGGGGAAAAAGATTTCAGCTTCCCAGAAAAACAAACAAATTTAAGCAAAAAACATTGGGCATCTGATAAAGCACCTTCGATCCCAGAATGGAAGACACCGATCCCAAACCAGTAGAGGTAGTTGTTCGCCGGCGTCAAATCATAAACATTCAAGTAGAGGTGCGTGCTGCcgccctcctcaccaccctcatTCTTCAACGCCTTCTCAGAGACAGATCTCGGAAAAACCGATCGCATGTTCACCCAATTCCACAGGGAAAAAAAACAGAGACCAAAACCAGCCCTAGAGTCCCCGATTCCGCATCCAGTCGCCGGCTCCGACGCCTAAATCAGAAGCCGAGGGATGAAGGATCCG
This genomic stretch from Zingiber officinale cultivar Zhangliang chromosome 7A, Zo_v1.1, whole genome shotgun sequence harbors:
- the LOC122001642 gene encoding deSI-like protein At4g17486, which codes for MRSVFPRSVSEKALKNEGGEEGGSTHLYLNVYDLTPANNYLYWFGIGVFHSGIEVHGMEYGFGAHEYPTSGVFEVEPKNCPGFMFRRSVWLGTTTMSRAEVRMLIEDLAGKYHGDTYHLIIKNCNHFTDEVCMRLAGKPIPGWVNRLARLGSYCNCILPEDITTVGPSQSVYPESHGSVSRDSTDEEDSNHHLLSKPSGEIVNPNDKSSKNARDVK